The Mauremys mutica isolate MM-2020 ecotype Southern chromosome 1, ASM2049712v1, whole genome shotgun sequence genome has a segment encoding these proteins:
- the LOC123378848 gene encoding regucalcin-like has protein sequence MCSIKIESVVKEKNRMGECPVWEERENALVYVDINSQKVCRWNSVTNEVHSVSVDARVGSVALRKCGGYVIALGTRFAFLNWETESVTTIAELEQDKPNNRFNDGKVDPKGRFFAGTMAEETEPGVRARRQGALYTLFPDYFVVKQLDQVDISNGLDWSLDHRTFFHIDSLAYAVHAFDYDVHTGKIACCKVLYQLEKEEQMPDGMCIDAEGKLWVACIDGGRVIRIDPETGKRIQTVKLPASRITSCCFGGKDYSEMYVTSAYDGLDKAALAKEPRAGEIFKITGLGVKGIPQYSYAA, from the exons ATGTGTTCTATTAAGATTGAGTCTGTTGTGAAGGAGAAGAACAGGATGGGAGAGTGCCCAGTAtgggaagaaagggaaaatgcACTTGTATATGTGGATATTAATTCACAGAAAGTTTGCCGCTGGAACTCAGTCACCAACGAAGTGCACAGTGTGTCTGTGG ATGCTCGCGTTGGCTCTGTGGCCCTTCGAAAGTGCGGGGGTTACGTCATTGCCTTGGGAACCAGATTTGCCTTTTTAAACTGGGAAACGGAGTCAGTAACCACTATTGCAGAACTTGAACAGGATAAGCCAAACAACAGGTTCAATGATGGCAAAGTGGATCCAAAGGGGAGGTTTTTTGCTG GTACCATGGCTGAGGAGACAGAACCTGGTGTGCGAGCGAGACGCCAAGGTGCCCTCTACACGCTCTTTCCTGATTATTTCGTAGTGAAGCAGTTAGACCAGGTGGACATCTCTAATGGATTGGATTGGTCACTGGATCACAGAACCTTCTTTCATATTGATAGCCTGGCGTATGCTGTCCATGCCTTTGACTATGATGTGCACACAGGAAAAATCG CCTGCTGTAAAGTTTTGTACCAATTAGAAAAGGAGGAACAAATGCCTGATGGAATGTGTATTGATGCAGAAGGGAAACTTTGGGTGGCCTGTATTGATGGAGGGAGAGTGATCCGTATAGATCCTGAGACAG GGAAAAGAATCCAGACTGTGAAGCTGCCTGCTTCAAGGATCACCTCCTGCTGCTTTGGTGGAAAAGATTATTCAGAAATGTACGTGACTTCTGCCTATGATGGGCTAGACAAGGCAGCGTTGGCAAAGGAACCTCGGGCAGGGGAGATTTTCAAG ataacGGGCCTGGGTGTGAAAGGAATCCCACAATATTCATATGCTGCTTAA